The following are encoded together in the Leptolyngbya sp. 'hensonii' genome:
- a CDS encoding ATP-binding cassette domain-containing protein, translating to MSKSDIASMALTYANHPENSGSVLLQIRGLCKSFGGQPVLRNVSVTLNRGEVVLLRGENGSGKTTLLNILTGNLMPDRGSMRLFTSEMPITFQFPQAWWQSLNPFDPFCPEGLANLGLSRTWQDPRLFPTETLQDNVTIATPNQMGEHPQLAVFQPQKVRYQERLNLKQARMRLAQLGLQGREKSSADRISLGQSKRVMIARTLQTGAQILFLDEPLAGLDSAGMEEIVSILRHLVQEENLTLVIVEHLFNIPRVLEIATTVWTLKDGEIKVESPLAVREELTQASGGIEDWLNQLQGAERSLLHLPLPGDAQLSILQSRSNFTGTSDVSANESLPVLEVENLRMSRGQRAVLGMGEGLSFCLRRGDLAVLQAPNGWGKTTLLEAIAGLISTTEGSIRLNGRIIHQRPAWERAKLGLAFLQSRNNLFPDLTVREVFQLSHVSHPPEDTRRFLNHQMTALSGGERQRVLLACLDKRAHLYICDEPFLALDASGLQAVWQAIQPQPNSACLIVVPSTVKEVE from the coding sequence TCGCCTCTATGGCATTGACCTATGCAAATCATCCTGAAAATAGTGGATCTGTCTTGCTCCAGATTCGAGGGCTATGCAAATCATTCGGGGGGCAACCTGTCCTCCGCAATGTCTCGGTAACGCTGAATCGGGGCGAAGTGGTGCTGCTGCGGGGTGAGAACGGTTCTGGGAAGACGACACTGCTGAATATTCTGACAGGTAATCTGATGCCCGATCGCGGTTCGATGCGACTTTTTACATCGGAAATGCCGATCACCTTTCAGTTCCCTCAGGCTTGGTGGCAATCCCTCAATCCCTTTGATCCATTTTGTCCAGAGGGGCTGGCAAACTTAGGCTTGAGCCGAACCTGGCAAGATCCTAGACTGTTTCCCACAGAAACGCTCCAGGATAATGTGACGATCGCCACACCCAATCAGATGGGAGAACACCCCCAGTTGGCGGTCTTCCAGCCCCAGAAAGTGCGGTATCAAGAACGGCTTAACCTCAAACAGGCGAGAATGCGACTGGCTCAACTGGGGTTGCAGGGGCGGGAAAAATCGTCCGCTGACCGCATTTCTCTAGGACAGTCGAAACGAGTGATGATTGCGCGAACCTTGCAGACAGGAGCGCAAATTTTGTTCTTAGATGAGCCGCTGGCAGGACTAGATAGTGCTGGGATGGAGGAAATTGTCTCGATTCTGCGGCACTTGGTTCAGGAGGAGAACTTGACACTGGTGATTGTTGAGCATCTGTTTAACATTCCGCGAGTTTTAGAAATAGCGACGACGGTGTGGACGCTGAAAGACGGAGAAATTAAGGTGGAGTCACCGCTAGCAGTGCGTGAGGAGCTGACACAAGCGAGTGGAGGGATTGAGGACTGGTTGAACCAGTTGCAGGGGGCAGAGAGATCGCTGCTGCATCTGCCATTACCTGGTGATGCGCAACTGTCGATTTTGCAATCACGGAGCAATTTCACTGGGACATCGGACGTTTCTGCAAATGAGAGCCTGCCTGTGCTGGAGGTGGAGAATCTGCGGATGTCGCGGGGACAACGGGCGGTATTGGGAATGGGGGAGGGGCTGTCGTTCTGCTTGCGGCGGGGGGATTTGGCGGTGCTGCAAGCGCCGAATGGCTGGGGCAAGACGACGTTGTTGGAGGCGATCGCGGGTTTGATTTCGACGACCGAAGGGAGCATCCGTCTCAACGGTCGTATCATTCACCAGCGTCCTGCCTGGGAGCGGGCAAAGCTAGGCTTGGCATTTTTACAGTCTCGAAACAATTTGTTTCCTGATCTAACGGTGCGAGAAGTCTTCCAGCTTTCTCATGTCAGTCATCCACCCGAGGATACGCGCCGATTTCTCAATCACCAAATGACAGCGCTGAGCGGAGGGGAACGGCAACGAGTGTTGCTAGCTTGCCTGGACAAAAGAGCGCATTTATATATATGTGATGAACCTTTTCTGGCGCTGGATGCGTCGGGGCTACAAGCGGTGTGGCAAGCGATTCAGCCACAGCCAAATAGCGCTTGCTTGATTGTTGTACCATCTACTGTGAAGGAGGTTGAGTGA
- a CDS encoding ABC transporter substrate-binding protein, producing MKRRTFIHMGLIAVPVAGGIIACNQTPNPQPTETASPLSSDLMIKIGSILTLTGPAALLGQEMQKGQQLAAEYWKSKGANVEIVFEDSKNQPRDGLSAFQSLKARGIRLFTVNGSGVALAIKPEIKENESTLLALAAHPGITAPVQPGVFRYSTTAVGEAAALFDWIQKAGSTGTVLLFHSADDYGLAFANALQASLKTANIPIVVKPYRREDVPEMRSLVQSTVPQGSYLPVVVGVGQPMAQVITVLRSIGYQGTVLANIGYALTGVQQQLGTQAGKIAYIEIDLPQNPDLKVVAEQYKASFNQNITPDASIGFNAVSMIVTAVLNLNSNDTEKLNSEFLNQIKIYLDINDTNIMNNEVVVKVKVRET from the coding sequence ATGAAACGTCGGACATTTATTCACATGGGGCTGATCGCGGTGCCTGTGGCAGGAGGAATCATTGCCTGCAATCAGACTCCCAATCCGCAACCAACAGAGACAGCATCGCCTCTTAGCTCCGATCTGATGATTAAGATCGGTAGTATTCTTACCTTAACGGGACCAGCCGCTTTACTAGGGCAAGAAATGCAAAAGGGACAGCAATTGGCTGCTGAGTATTGGAAATCCAAAGGCGCAAATGTCGAAATTGTCTTTGAAGATAGTAAGAATCAACCCAGGGATGGACTTTCGGCGTTTCAGTCACTCAAAGCAAGAGGTATTCGTCTGTTTACGGTCAACGGCAGCGGAGTGGCGTTAGCGATCAAGCCTGAGATTAAGGAAAATGAGTCAACTTTATTAGCATTGGCGGCTCATCCAGGTATTACGGCTCCAGTACAGCCTGGAGTGTTTCGATATTCGACAACAGCAGTTGGAGAAGCGGCGGCTTTGTTTGACTGGATTCAGAAAGCTGGGTCAACGGGTACGGTGTTGCTCTTTCACTCGGCGGATGATTATGGATTGGCGTTTGCGAATGCGTTGCAAGCCAGTTTGAAGACAGCCAATATTCCAATAGTGGTGAAACCCTATCGAAGAGAGGATGTGCCGGAGATGCGATCTCTGGTGCAGTCCACAGTGCCACAGGGTTCGTATCTTCCGGTGGTAGTGGGAGTGGGGCAACCGATGGCACAGGTGATTACGGTGCTAAGGTCAATAGGCTATCAAGGAACGGTTCTTGCCAATATTGGCTATGCTCTTACAGGGGTACAGCAACAGTTGGGCACACAAGCTGGAAAAATTGCTTACATCGAAATCGATTTACCTCAAAACCCTGACTTGAAAGTGGTTGCAGAGCAATACAAAGCATCTTTTAATCAAAATATTACTCCTGATGCTTCAATTGGGTTTAATGCAGTGTCAATGATTGTGACAGCAGTACTTAACCTTAACAGTAACGATACAGAAAAGCTGAATAGTGAATTCCTCAACCAGATCAAAATTTATCTAGACATAAATGATACGAATATTATGAATAATGAAGTGGTAGTAAAGGTGAAGGTTCGTGAAACTTGA
- a CDS encoding Tn3 family transposase, which yields MKRKWENEELTEHWSIDISERGLIVQKKGANRLGFALLLKFFQWKGRFPEKKNEIVRVVQEFVAEQLGISASLYQEYDWQGRASHYHRAEIRQLLQFRPVQSSDFDELRQWLMDVVLLEEVDVRRIQQSLYEELKNRRIEPPTSGRLQRLLNSAKHQFETQLCVTISERISVSCREALDELTGPQEDSYLLDPQEVQLNQLKEEVGSATVKSLEAELSKLEILQRVGVPDGLFTSLCESMVERYRLRVETETLTELRRHPEPMRYTLLAAFCSLRLQEVIDNIVELLLQLVNRLERRSRKRVTEEVVAKAQSSGEHDKILYQIALAALAQPEGLVKDVIYPIAAEETLEKLVDSLSGGGTFRERLHARLRTAYHHHYRRMLPLILKALEFRCDNPQLQPILEALRLLKDYADTPARTPYAADHSVPIEGVLSSTWQAVAVSMGENGEPKIDRVAYELGVLQMVRDKLRCKEIWVDGAKRYRNPDEDLPQDFEAKRATYYQILQQPLEVESFIAKIQQDMAQALKQFNAGLPTNSKVDISSTRDGWIRLSPLEAQPEPEQLRMLKEELHRRWSTIPLLDILKETEFRLGFTTHFRSAASREALDPVELQKRLLLCLYALGTNLGIKRIAPSDHGVGYFDLHYVRRKFLSKAALRQAITDVADAVFRVRLPHIWGDGTTACASDSKQFGTWDQNLMTEWHPRYQERGVMIYWHVEKKSVCVYSQLKRCSSSEVAAMIQGVLRHCTQMSIDKNYVDTHGQSEVGFAFCYLLGFQLMPRIKGIQQQKLYLPDKGQSKSYXHLQAIIKRPIRWRLIREQYDMMVKFATALKQGTAEPEVLLSRFTRNNAKHPVYLALAELGRAIKTIFLCRYLHDERIRQEIQEGLNVVENWNSANDFIFYGKSGDFTCAPVVLKEISMLCLHLLQVSLVYINTLLIQQVLSEPDWIQQMG from the coding sequence ATGAAGCGAAAGTGGGAGAATGAGGAACTAACTGAGCATTGGAGCATTGATATCTCAGAGAGGGGACTGATTGTTCAAAAGAAGGGAGCCAACCGTTTAGGGTTCGCACTGCTGCTGAAGTTCTTTCAATGGAAGGGGCGCTTTCCGGAGAAGAAGAATGAGATTGTGCGCGTTGTGCAAGAATTTGTTGCTGAGCAATTGGGTATTTCTGCAAGTCTTTACCAGGAATACGACTGGCAAGGAAGAGCCAGTCACTATCATCGAGCAGAAATTCGCCAATTACTACAGTTTCGTCCCGTTCAGTCGTCGGATTTTGACGAGTTGCGCCAGTGGCTCATGGATGTGGTCTTACTGGAGGAAGTCGATGTCCGTCGCATTCAACAGTCGCTCTATGAGGAGCTAAAGAACCGTAGGATTGAACCCCCGACTTCTGGTCGTCTCCAACGTCTACTCAATTCAGCCAAGCACCAGTTTGAGACACAACTTTGTGTGACCATTAGTGAGCGCATCTCCGTGTCCTGCCGTGAAGCGTTGGATGAATTGACCGGACCTCAAGAAGATTCCTACCTCCTAGACCCCCAGGAGGTTCAGCTCAATCAACTGAAGGAAGAGGTGGGGTCTGCCACAGTGAAGAGCCTGGAAGCCGAGTTGTCGAAACTCGAAATTCTCCAAAGGGTGGGAGTTCCTGACGGTCTGTTTACAAGCCTGTGCGAAAGTATGGTGGAACGATATCGATTGCGGGTTGAGACAGAGACACTGACCGAGTTGAGACGGCATCCTGAGCCGATGCGATACACTCTGTTGGCGGCATTTTGCTCCTTACGCTTGCAAGAGGTCATCGACAATATCGTTGAGCTTCTGCTGCAACTGGTCAATCGACTGGAGCGACGGAGCCGCAAGCGAGTCACCGAAGAAGTGGTCGCCAAAGCGCAAAGTAGCGGTGAGCATGACAAAATCCTTTATCAGATCGCTCTGGCAGCCCTGGCTCAACCAGAGGGACTGGTCAAAGATGTGATTTATCCCATTGCAGCAGAAGAGACTTTGGAGAAATTGGTGGACAGTTTAAGTGGAGGAGGGACATTTCGAGAACGGCTTCATGCTCGCCTACGCACTGCCTATCATCACCATTACCGCCGGATGCTGCCCTTAATTCTCAAGGCGTTGGAGTTCCGGTGTGATAACCCCCAACTGCAACCCATCCTGGAAGCGCTGCGGCTTTTGAAGGATTATGCGGATACTCCAGCGCGGACTCCTTATGCGGCAGACCACTCAGTGCCAATTGAAGGCGTTCTCAGTTCCACCTGGCAGGCGGTAGCGGTCAGCATGGGGGAAAATGGCGAACCTAAAATTGACCGGGTGGCTTATGAACTGGGCGTGCTTCAAATGGTGCGGGACAAATTGCGTTGCAAGGAGATCTGGGTAGATGGAGCTAAGCGCTACCGGAATCCGGACGAGGACTTGCCGCAAGACTTTGAGGCAAAACGCGCAACCTATTATCAGATCTTGCAGCAACCCCTGGAGGTGGAATCCTTCATCGCCAAAATTCAGCAGGACATGGCTCAAGCCTTGAAGCAATTTAATGCGGGGCTGCCCACCAATTCTAAAGTGGACATTTCCTCAACTCGTGACGGTTGGATTCGCTTGAGTCCCTTGGAGGCACAACCGGAACCCGAACAGTTGAGGATGCTGAAGGAGGAACTCCATCGTCGTTGGTCCACAATTCCCTTACTGGACATCCTCAAAGAAACCGAATTTCGACTTGGGTTCACGACCCATTTCCGGAGCGCTGCCAGCCGAGAAGCCCTTGACCCTGTTGAGCTACAGAAGCGCCTGTTGTTGTGTCTGTACGCCTTAGGAACCAATCTGGGCATCAAGCGGATTGCTCCCTCAGATCACGGTGTCGGCTACTTTGATTTGCATTATGTTCGTCGCAAGTTCTTGAGTAAGGCGGCACTCCGGCAGGCGATTACTGATGTGGCGGATGCAGTATTCCGTGTCCGGTTGCCGCACATTTGGGGAGATGGCACCACCGCTTGTGCGTCAGACTCCAAGCAGTTTGGGACGTGGGACCAGAACCTGATGACCGAATGGCACCCGCGCTATCAAGAACGAGGGGTGATGATCTACTGGCATGTAGAAAAGAAGTCAGTTTGCGTTTATTCCCAACTCAAGCGCTGTTCCTCCTCGGAGGTGGCCGCCATGATCCAAGGTGTACTGCGCCACTGTACCCAAATGTCGATTGATAAAAACTACGTCGATACGCACGGTCAAAGTGAAGTTGGCTTTGCCTTTTGCTATCTCCTCGGCTTCCAACTCATGCCGCGCATCAAAGGTATTCAGCAGCAAAAGCTGTATCTACCCGATAAAGGGCAATCCAAGTCCTACCYGCATCTTCAGGCAATTATTAAACGCCCGATTCGTTGGCGGTTGATCCGAGAGCAGTATGACATGATGGTCAAGTTTGCTACCGCTCTTAAGCAAGGGACTGCCGAGCCAGAGGTGCTCTTATCTCGCTTCACTCGCAACAATGCTAAACACCCGGTTTACTTAGCTTTGGCTGAACTGGGCAGAGCCATCAAAACGATCTTTCTATGTCGTTACTTGCATGACGAACGCATTCGTCAGGAGATCCAAGAGGGCTTGAATGTCGTTGAAAACTGGAATAGCGCCAATGACTTCATCTTCTATGGCAAGAGCGGTGATTTTACTTGCGCCCCTGTGGT